Genomic window (Deinococcus sp. Marseille-Q6407):
CGGTAGCCCCGCTCGTCATCTTCGCTATGCAGCAGTCCTTTGCTGAGCAGGGCGCGCACGATGGGCAGGACCACCGTGTCACTCAGGCCAATCCGCCTTGCCACGTCCCTGGCTGTCGTGCCCGGGCAGGCAATCACAGCGGCCAGCACCACCCCGGTTCGCTGGGCATAGAGCCGGTCACCGTCCACATCCGCGTCCGCCCGCGCCTGATCAAGCAATTGGCACCAATCCGCGTCGGTCACGGCCCCAGCGGCTGCGGCTGCGCCCACGTTGGGGAAGTGGCGGCCGGTGCGCTGATGGGCCAGGCCCAGCGTTGCATTGACGGCAGCTGTCACATAAGCAGGGGTACGGCCACTCACTGCTGGACTCCGAGAGGAAGCGGAATGTTACAGGGTGCCGGAGCTGGGGCAAGAGCGCTCACTTCCAGTGCCCAGACGATCACGGGGCGAGCCGTGTATGCGAACTGGCAGTCACACTCCGGGCACTCCAGCAGATCACTGTGGGTCTGCATTCCCTGCAGGCCGGCGGCACGGGCGTCCTGGTGCTTCAAACGTAAACGTTTACGATCTTCAGCAGAAACTGCTCCCGTGCCGTGCAGCTCGCTCACCTGCTCAGGGCCGTAGTGCCAGAGCAGCAGCCGCTGCACCTGGTCACGGCAGGGGCCTTGCAGGCTTGCCAGCTCGGCGCGCCACATCTCGCGGTTCTCGGGGGTCAGGATGCGCATTACAGGTCCCCCCGCGCCATGAACTTGAACAGCCGCATGTTGGCTTCCAGGGCCACATCCTTCACCGGGCCGTTGCGGTTCTTGCGCACCCGCAGCACCGCCTCACCAGGCCGGTCGGTGGGGTCGTAGTAGTCCGGGCGGTGAATGAAGGTCACGGTGTCCGCGTCCTGCTCCAGCTCGCCGGAGTCCCGCAGGTCAGGCAGGTCGGGTTCAGGGTTGCCGCGTTTGGTCACCTCGCGGTTCAGCTGGCTGCACAGGATCACCGGCACGCCCAGGCGCTGGGCCACGTCACGCTTGAGGGTCTTGGTGATGTAGCCGAACAGCTGGCTGCGGTTATCGGCCTGCTGGCGCGGGGCATGAGCCACCACATGGCTCAGCTGATCGATCACCACCAGGCCCAGGCCTCCCCGGGCGTGCTGGCGGTAGCAGGCCGAAACAATGCCATCCAGGGTGGACTCCTCATCCACCAGCCAGCGGTCGCGCAGGCTGTGCAGCTTCTGGCGGGCCTGTTCCAGCGCGGCCGGGGCGTGGTTGGCCGGTTGGGTGCGGCCGTGTTCAATCGCCACGCCGCTCATGCGGGCCAGGGCGCGCATCCGGGTCACCTGGGCGCCGTCTTCGAGGCTGAACATCAGCGAGCGCACACCCGGCTGCTTGCCGGTGCCGAAAGCGGCCGCCTGCGAGAGTTGCCCAGCCAGGGCGCTTTTACCCATCGAGGGCCGCGCAGCCAGGATGTTCAGGGTGCCCGGTTGCCAGCCGCCAGTCACGGTGTCCAGCGGTGCCAGACCACTGGTCACGCCCCGGTAGTTCTGGGGGTACAGGATCCGGTCA
Coding sequences:
- a CDS encoding winged helix-turn-helix domain-containing protein, with the translated sequence MTAAVNATLGLAHQRTGRHFPNVGAAAAAGAVTDADWCQLLDQARADADVDGDRLYAQRTGVVLAAVIACPGTTARDVARRIGLSDTVVLPIVRALLSKGLLHSEDDERGYRRIYPKEQK
- a CDS encoding replicative DNA helicase, whose amino-acid sequence is MSDLMNYQNPRHLELGIIASVMVDPTLLGLPELRALRPEYLRHAGGLWSIVQELAAEGREPSLAELAQMTGHPRWPSDLTVQGLVELDAYSLRPEELPGAVSGVLAAYRREKAGQIVGDLHRQLQDGVGRELMPMLTEAATSLNNLAGLAPRDTTSSIADDLDSAIDRILYPQNYRGVTSGLAPLDTVTGGWQPGTLNILAARPSMGKSALAGQLSQAAAFGTGKQPGVRSLMFSLEDGAQVTRMRALARMSGVAIEHGRTQPANHAPAALEQARQKLHSLRDRWLVDEESTLDGIVSACYRQHARGGLGLVVIDQLSHVVAHAPRQQADNRSQLFGYITKTLKRDVAQRLGVPVILCSQLNREVTKRGNPEPDLPDLRDSGELEQDADTVTFIHRPDYYDPTDRPGEAVLRVRKNRNGPVKDVALEANMRLFKFMARGDL